A genomic window from Pocillopora verrucosa isolate sample1 chromosome 7, ASM3666991v2, whole genome shotgun sequence includes:
- the LOC131775795 gene encoding uncharacterized protein, whose translation MASIDLKDAYYSVPIAKPHQKYLKFEWNNMLFQFTCFPNGLAFCPRKFTKLMKPVFATLRQLGHLSSGYIDDSWLMGTVWDDCAKNVVDTVKLLDRLGFVVHPEKSVFIPTQKLVFLGFTLDSVNMQVYLTPDKADKLKQAATVMLHCKKPTIRDVAKVLGLIVSSFPGVAYGPLHYRFLERDKTIALNASKWNFDATMCISSQAGEELKWWIESIETASNPINRGEVDITITSDASKQGWGAATSDSSTGGLWTVEEAKEHINFLEMLAVFFALKSFSTLTHGKHVKVVVDNTTTESTINQMGTSHSPKLNKLTKDIWDWCIKHDIWLTMARIPGCENVKADKE comes from the coding sequence ATGGCGTCAATCGATTTAAAAGATGCTTACTATTCGGTCCCTATTGCAAAGCCACACCAGAAGTACCTCAAATTTGAGTGGAACAACATGTTATTTCAGTTTACATGTTTTCCCAATGGGTTGGCCTTTTGCCCTAGGAAATTTACCAAGCTAATGAAACCAGTCTTTGCCACCCTTCGACAGCTTGGCCACTTATCGTCAGGTTACATAGATGACTCCTGGTTGATGGGGACAGTCTGGGATGATTGTGCAAAAAATGTGGTTGACACGGTAAAATTATTAGACCGTTTGGGATTTGTGGTACACCCTGAGAAGTCGGTGTTCATCCCAACTCAAAAACTGGTATTTCTGGGTTTTACTCTAGACTCAGTTAACATGCAAGTCTACCTTACACCTGATAAGGCTGATAAGCTAAAACAGGCAGCTACTGTTATGTTGCACTGTAAAAAGCCTACTATTAGGGATGTAGCCAAGGTCCTTGGGCTTATAGTATCTAGCTTTCCTGGCGTTGCCTATGGACCCCTTCACTACCGCTTTTTAGAACGAGATAAAACTATAGCTCTTAATGCTAGCAAATGGAACTTTGATGCCACAATGTGCATATCCAGCCAAGCAGGTGAAGAGCTTAAGTGGTGGATTGAATCAATCGAGACTGCATCCAACCCGATAAATCGAGGAGAAGTAGATATTACCATTACTTCTGATGCCTCAAAACAGGGGTGGGGTGCAGCAACCAGTGATTCTTCAACTGGGGGACTTTGGACTGTTGAAGAGGCTAAGGAGCACATCAATTTTCTCGAAATGTTAGCTGTATTCTTTGCCTTAAAATCATTCAGTACTTTGACTCATGGCAAACATGTTAAGGTCGTGGTCGATAATACTACCACTGAATCAACTATTAACCAGATGGGTACAAGCCACTCCCCTAAGCTAAACAAGCTAACTAAAGACATATGGGATTGGTGCATTAAGCACGATATATGGCTGACTATGGCTCGTATACCAGGGTGTGAAAATGTAAAGGCAGACAAAGAGTAG
- the LOC131775797 gene encoding uncharacterized protein gives MGISIEHFRSRIGSHDNFVKTKDASSRFKDRFWNIMLMMMCYNVYIPLLIRQANDVEENPGPTIFDIIDPMITVSADYSQGNEALFGENAGKQCVAMSLTAIIYHQVEHINEWTSSTLNNILTIGNNLYVSIRYSVQTNDYLLLTDVPCAVSLYNKVYTLQYSESLTGSLFMTSNNGPYMSLQNSLMEVFSNSGLNYHCCLLTVGNNTVAVFKNSEQSFKIFDTHSKDFYGMPHSFGKCNLLSIEGLKNIVSYLQMSCSEVGVVPFEIKGVLISDCQLDLKSVQNSQKNEESRSSDKNNPKKLVNRKRKCSSEIADIREKRLIAQREYEKKRKANESEESRQKRLAQQRKNKRKSRASESVKSRQKRLASQSLYQKEKIANESVECRQHRLANQRQYEKEKNANESVECRQQRLANQRQYDKERKANESVKCRQQRLANQRQYEKEKIANESVKCRQQRLANQRQYEKEKIANASVECRQKRLQTHQEYRKNISNSLTIANEIRKFHVAVSRGPLYICSCCDQLWYKHSVVKAERLRVSNPNAGKYLLSKKSVNDIEWICQSCDKNLKKNKIPPCAAMNGMTFPVKPDFFDLNKLECRLLAPRLAFQKLMQAPRGNQLKIKGNVVNIPADVNNTVNELPEESGTIKVQLKRRLQYKSSALSLNVRLYKILQAENWLATNSNLYREQGISFSKDKMANCNIYLQNETESEDASQASCNEQISDTCNAIKKTAGQETSEFHDDWTEEDAEIPSGVTDTMLTATDFLDDNERQQIYNIAPGEGSVPLSIFRDKYSEELAYPGIFLGQKRPENEQRLVDVHYSHICKSELRRSDRPAAMSTENIFFKTKKLQMKILLGKSQIALRKCKGNNRFLTAGQLKQPGTLERLVHLDEGYRFLRALRGSPPYFEKAKKDIFAMIRQLGPATLFCSFSSAETQWIHLLRILGKLVDDKEYSDIELENLNWEEKCRIIQSDPVTCARRFDYQFNQFLRHFLMSSAAPLGKIADWFYRVEYQQRGSPHIHMLIWLEDAPVYRCNNDSDVTTFIDKIITCKKPDNDPELVLLVNRQMHRHCQTCRKKSKAECRFNFPQPPMKSTTILHPLGDDVSETEVRKHKDTWKNISKHLNDMKEGEDITFHQLLIYLNVTEQNYYLAIQSSLNSPTIFLRRNPNELRVNNYNSACLKAWRANMDIQFVLDVYACAAYIVSYISKSQKGMSQLLRRACDEARAGNSSIKQQVRDIGNQFLNSVEISAQEAVYIVLQLPMRKSSRRDFY, from the exons atggggaTCTCTATTGAACATTTCCGTTCAAGGATTGGATCTCATGACAATTTCGTGAAAACAAAGGATGCCTCATCGCGCTTTAAGGATCGGTTTTGGAATATAATGCTAATG ATGATGTGCTACAATGTTTATATTCCATTGCTTATAAGACAAGCAAATGATGTTGAGGAAAATCCTGGCCCTACGATATTTGATATCATTGACCCAATGATAACAGTGTCTGCAGACTacagtcaaggaaatgaagcactctttggtgaaaatgctGGTAAGCAATGTGTAGCAATGTCACTTACtgctattatttatcatcaaGTAGAACATATCAATGAATGGACTTCTTCCACTTTGAATAATATTTTGACCATTGGAAATAATCTATATGTTTCTAT AAGATATTCCGTGCAAACAAATGATTATTTGCTGTTAACTGATGTTCCATGTGCTGTTTCACTTTACAACAAAGTGTATACATTGCAATACAGTGAGTCATTAACTGGAAGTTTGTTCATGACATCAAATAATGGCCCATacatgtctcttcaaaattCACTGATGGAAGTATTTTCAAATTCTGGACTAAACTACCATTGTTGTTTGTTAACTGTTGGAAACAATACTGTTGCAGTGTTTAAAAATTCTGAACAAAGCTTTAAGATTTTTGACACTCACTCAAAAGATTTTTATGGCATGCCCCATTCATTTGGGAAATGTAATTTGCTGAGCATTGAAGGCCTTAAAAACATTGTGTCATATTTGCAAATGTCTTGCTCAGAAGTAGGGGTTGTTCCTTTTGAAATCAAAGGTGTTTTAATCAGTGATTGTCAACTTGATTTGAAAAGTGTTCAAAACAGCCAGAAGAATGAAGAGTCACGTtcaagtgacaaaaataatccaaaaaaGCTTGTTAACAGAAAGCGAAAGTGTTCAAGTGAAATAGCAGACATAAGGGAAAAACGGTTGATTGCCCAACGTGAATatgagaaaaagagaaaggcaAATGAAAGTGAAGAATCTAGGCAAAAGAGGTTGGCACAACAGCGCAAAAATAAGAGAAAGAGTCGTGCAAGTGAATCTGTTAAATCTAGACAAAAAAGACTGGCTAGTCAATCTCtatatcaaaaagaaaaaattgcaaatgaatctGTTGAGTGTAGACAACACAGACTGGCAAATCAACGTCAgtatgagaaagaaaaaaatgcaaatgaatcCGTTGAATGTAGACAACAGAGACTGGCAAATCAACGTCAGTatgataaagaaagaaaagcaaatgaaTCTGTCAAATGTAGACAACAGAGACTGGCAAATCAACGTCAgtatgagaaagaaaaaattgcaaatgaatctGTCAAATGTAGACAACAGAGACTGGCAAATCAACGTCAgtatgagaaagaaaaaattgcaaatgcaTCTGTTGAATGTAGGCAAAAGAGATTGCAAACACATCAAGAgtatagaaaaaatatttccaatagtTTAACCATTGCTAATGAAATCCGAAAATTTCATGTAGCTGTTTCTAGAGGTCCACTGTACATTTGTTCTTGCTGTGACCAATTGTGGTATAAACACAGTGTTGTTAAGGCTGAAAGGCTGAGAGTTTCCAATCCTAATGCAGGAAAATATTTGCTGAGTAAAAAAAGTGTCAATGACATTGAGTGGATTTGTCAGTCTTGTGATAAAaatctgaagaaaaacaaaataccacCTTGTGCAGCTATGAATGGAATGACCTTTCCAGTGAAACCAGACTTTTTTGATTTAAACAAGTTAGAGTGCAGACTTCTAGCACCTAGATTAGCTTTCCAAAAGCTTATGCAAGCCCCAAGAGGAaatcagttgaaaataaaaggaaatgttGTGAACATACCAGCAGATGTTAACAATACTGTTAATGAGTTACCTGAGGAAAGTGGCACAATAAAAGTTCAGTTAAAGAGACGATTACAGTATAAGAGTTCTGCACTGTCCTTAAATGTAAGACTGTATAAAATCTTACAAGCAGAAAACTGGCTGGCTACTAACAGTAATCTTTATAGGGAACAAGGAATATCTTTTAGTAAAGACAAGATGGCAAATTGTAACATATACTTGCAAAATGAAACTGAGAGTGAAGATGCTTCTCAAGCCAGCTGCAATGAACAAATAAGTGATACATGTAATGCTATCAAAAAGACTGCAGGCCAAGAAACCAGTGAATTTCATGATGACTGGACTGAAGAGGATGCAGAAATACCTTCAGGAGTAACCGACACTATGTTAACTGCAACTGACTTTCTTGATGACAATGAACGACAACAAATTTACAACATTGCCCCTGGGGAAGGAAGTGTACCTTTGAGTATATTTAGGGACAAATATTCTGAAGAGTTAGCCTATCCAGGAATATTTCTAGGTCAAAAGAGGCCAGAAAATGAACAGAGACTAGTTGATGTTCATTACAGTCATATTTGCAAATCAGAATTACGGAGGTCAGATAGACCAGCTGCAATGTCTACagagaatatattttttaaaactaaaaaattacaaatgaagATTCTGCTAGGAAAATCTCAAATAGCACTACGAAAATGTAAAGGCAATAATAGATTTCTTACAGCTGGTCAGTTAAAGCAACCAGGCACCTTGGAAAGATTAGTTCATCTTGATGAAGGCTACAGATTCTTAAGAGCACTTCGTGGCTCCCCTCCTTATTTcgagaaagcaaaaaaagataTCTTTGCAATGATCAGACAACTAGGGCCTGCtactttattttgtagtttttcgTCAGCTGAAACACAGTGGATACATCTTCTTAGAATTCTTGGCAAGCTTGTTGATGATAAAGAATATTCAGATATCGAACTTGAGAATTTGAACTGGGAAGAAAAGTGTAGAATAATTCAGAGTGATCCAGTGACTTGTGCTCGACGTTTTGATTATCAGTTCAATCAATTTTTGAGGCATTTTTTAATGAGCAGTGCTGCTCCCCTAGGGAAAATAGCAGACTGGTTTTACAGAGTGGAATATCAACAGAGAGGCTCTCCTCACATCCACATGTTAATTTGGCTTGAAGATGCACCAGTGTATAGATGCAATAATGACAGTGATGTCACAacatttattgataaaataataacttgTAAAAAACCAGATAATGATCCAGAATTAGTGCTTCTTGTCAATAGACAGATGCATAGGCACTGCCAAACTTGTCGTAAGAAGTCAAAGGCAGAATGCAGGTTCAATTTTCCACAACCACCTATGAAGTCAACAACCATTTTGCATCCTCTTGGTGATGATGTATCTGAAACTGAGGTTAGAAAACACAAAGACACTTGGAAAAACATCAGCAAACATTTAAATGACATGAAAGAAGGTGAAGACATCACATTTCACCAATTGCTGATTTATCTCAATGTCACAGAACAAAACTACTACCTTGCTATTCAATCAAGTCTCAATTCTCCCACCATATTTTTGAGAAGAAATCCAAATGAACTAAGAGTGAACAATTATAACAGTGCCTGTCTAAAGGCATGGAGGGCAAATATGGATATACAATTTGTGCTAGATGTTTATGCTTGTGCAGCATATATCGTGTCATATATTTCAAAATCTCAAAAAGGAATGAGTCAGCTCTTACGAAGAGCATGTGATGAAGCCAGAGCAGGAAATTCCAGTATAAAGCAACAAGTAAGAGACATTGGCAACCAATTTTTAAATAGTGTTGAAATAAGTGCTCAGGAAGCAGTTTACATAGTTCTTCAGCTACCAATGAGAAAAAGTTCCAGACGTGATTTTTATTAA
- the LOC131789932 gene encoding uncharacterized protein — protein sequence MPPRKRSAVVNDRPKRTKRTKKTSPSEISEVTPPLPAMSSTASHSKNVKNSSLDVGALSCTISAAVSEALQAAFPGDNIAAILKNSVPDSSNPVSPSVDDKVRAITRDNSFSGIGGVPAKAGLGEPQPQQTFTSIAVGLPARVSAKLKAKIWANEYVDFGALLSSSPQNEGKNSLSMTPSAGPQRSPQFTLEPSQSNKRITSIHQWASAFHIFVSVYAERFSSETPSLMKYCEVVRDLAYKSGDWFWYDKQFRYLRQSNPALYPWDQIHWELWLRAANSFHRPQSFTNKFQTQTCQRFRPPPFPKGTYWAFQAGKHCSGCQYDHSCFKCGAKLPGSQCAIQAITPHFGGKGKGGPTQALGSTQSPGYPGKSGSS from the coding sequence ATGCCTCCTAGAAAACGTTCTGCCGTTGTGAATGACCGTCCTAAACGGACCAAACGAACAAAGAAAACCAGCCCATCCGAGATAAGTGAAGTAACACCTCCACTTCCAGCTATGAGTTCCACAGCTAGCCATTCCAAGAATGTCAAGAACAGCTCCTTGGATGTCGGCGCTCTATCATGCACCATTTCTGCCGCCGTTTCCGAAGCCCTTCAGGCTGCATTTCCTGGGGATAACATAGCTGCCATTTTAAAGAACAGTGTTCCTGACAGCTCCAATCCTGTCTCCCCTTCCGTGGACGACAAAGTGCGCGCCATCACCAGGGACAATAGTTTCTCAGGTATCGGGGGCGTTCCTGCTAAAGCGGGTTTGGGTGAACCACAACCCCAGCAGACTTTTACTAGTATTGCGGTGGGTCTTCCCGCCCGGGTTAGTGCTAAACTTAAAGCCAAAATATGGGCAAACGAATATGTAGACTTTGGGGCATTGCTTTCTTCCTCCCCTCAAAATGAAGGCAAAAATTCGTTATCTATGACGCCTTCTGCTGGGCCGCAACGCTCGCCACAGTTCACGCTCGAGCCCTCACAATCCAACAAAAGGATTACTTCGATACATCAATGGGCTTCGgcatttcatatttttgtctCAGTCTATGCAGAGCGCTTCTCTAGCGAAACTCCAAGTTTAATGAAATATTGCGAAGTTGTACGAGATTTGGCTTATAAATCAGGCGATTGGTTTTGGTATGACAAACAATTTCGTTATCTCAGACAATCGAACCCAGCACTTTACCCATGGGACCAAATACACTGGGAATTATGGCTAAGAGCTGCCAATAGTTTTCATAGGCCACAGTCGTTCACAAACAAATTTCAGACTCAAACTTGTCAACGCTTTCGACCTCCCCCTTTTCCAAAGGGAACTTACTGGGCCTTTCAAGCCGGGAAGCATTGCTCTGGCTGCCAATATGACCACTCCTGCTTTAAATGTGGAGCAAAACTCCCAGGCAGTCAATGTGCCATTCAAGCAATCACACCCCATTTCGGAGGTAAGGGTAAAGGAGGCCCGACTCAAGCACTGGGTTCTACACAGTCCCCCGGTTACCCTGGTAAAAGTGGAtcgtcttaa
- the LOC131775757 gene encoding uncharacterized protein, giving the protein MFVFLDESGFDRRLTRGFGNSFRGYSAKVKRKHTNWHPRITAIPIVCTEGLLEVGVHRGATNGDVFLQFVNEKLVQNLMPFNGVNPCSVVIMDNAAIHHSQRVVDAINASSALLIFLPPYSPNLMPCEGVIALEKSWIRENDLVWEQCDEPENMVFEAFMQIADEDIANYICHSEYL; this is encoded by the exons ATGTTTGTCTTTCTTGATGAAAGTGGATTT gaTCGTCGACTTACAAGGGGATTTGGCAACAGTTTCCGAGGTTATAGTGCCAAAGTGAAAAGGAAGCATACAAATTGGCATCCACGAATTACAGCCATCCCAATTGTATGCACTGAAGGCTTGCTTGAAGTTGGTGTTCATAGAGGAGCAACAAATGGAGATGTCTTTCTTCAGTTTGTTAACGAGAAGCTTGTCCAGAACCTTATGCCTTTTAATGGTGTGAATCCTTGCTCCGTAGTTATAATGG ATAATGCAGCCATACATCATTCACAACGTGTTGTTGATGCAATAAACGCTTCCAGTGCACTCCTTATTTTTCTTCCACCTTACAGTCCGAATCTGATGCCTTGTGAAGGAGTGATCGCACTGGAAAAGAGCTGGATACGAGAAAACGACCTGGTTTGGGAGCAGTGTGATGAACCAGAGAACATGGTTTTTGAAGCCTTTATGCAAATAGCTGATGAAGACATTGCAAACTACATTTGTCATTCTGAATACCTTTAA